DNA from Chloroflexota bacterium:
AACTCTTCGGTGCGGGCCACGAAATCGGTTTCGCAGGTCAGCTTTACCATCGCCCCCAGCGGACGGTTGGGATGAATGTAGGCGTGCACCAGTCCTTCGGCGGTTTCGCGTCCCGAACGCTCTGCCGCCCGGGCCAGGCCAGCGGCTCGCAGGATCTTGCGCGCCGCTTCGGGATCGCCCTCCGACTCTTCGAGGGCCCGGCGGCAGTCCATCACTCCGGCGCCGGTCTCGGCCCGGAGCGACTTTATTGCCGCGATGTCTGTCTTGATCATGTCCGGTATCTCCGTCAATTGGCAGGGTTAGGGATCAGTTACTGGAGTCCGAGCTTCCGGCAGCGGTCGGGGATTGCCGCCGCGGACGACCGGCGCCGCGGCTGCGGCCACCGGAACGTCGGCCGCCGGATCCGCGCCGGGAAGTCGCACGCTCGCGGGCGGGCTTTTCCTCGCCGTCGCCGTCACCGCTCCGGTCGGAGGTCTCCTGCTCGAGCTTGGCGGTTGCCGCCTTCTGCAGCAGCGCCTGCTTCTTGCGGGCAAGGTCGCGGCGGATCTGTTCCTGGCGCTCGCGTTCCTGACGCTCGCGCTGTTCGCGCTCCACCCTGGCGCTTTCGTAAGCCTCCCAGGCCGGTT
Protein-coding regions in this window:
- a CDS encoding elongation factor Ts encodes the protein MAAIKSLRAETGAGVMDCRRALEESEGDPEAARKILRAAGLARAAERSGRETAEGLVHAYIHPNRPLGAMVKLTCETDFVARTEEFQTLAKELAMHIAALDPGRVGAEDEGDGDALLEQSYVRDPSRTVGELIQESIARTGENIRVSDFARFEI